From the genome of Chelmon rostratus isolate fCheRos1 chromosome 1, fCheRos1.pri, whole genome shotgun sequence, one region includes:
- the LOC121608012 gene encoding methylthioribulose-1-phosphate dehydratase yields MSSLCGTSNGFQDEGQEATEKQEKEHPRVLIPELCRLFYQLGWVTGTGGGISLRRGEQIYIAPSGVQKERIQPDDMFVCDVEERDISCPPAWKKLKKSQCTPLFMNAYTMRGAQAVIHTHSKAAVMATLLYPGKEFRITHQEMIKGIRKGTSGTNYRYDDTLVVPIIENTPEEKDLKDRMARAMEEYPDSCAVLVRRHGVYVWGESWEKAKTMCECYDYLFDIAVQMKQCGLDPSALPMEEKGIV; encoded by the exons GAGAAGGAGCATCCTCGCGTGCTCATCCCGGAGTTATGCCGACTCTTCTACCAGCTGGGATGGGTGACAGGGACGGGCGGAGGGATCAGTCTGAGGCGAGG agagcagatCTACATTGCACCGTCAGGCGTCCAGAAAGAGAGGATACAG CCAGATGACATGTTCGTGTGTGACGTGGAGGAGAGGGACATCAGCTGTCCACCTGCCTGGAAGAAGTTAAAGAAGAGCCAGTGTACACCGCTTTTCATGAATGCCTATACCATGAGAG GGGCACAGGCAGTTATACACACCCACTCCAAGGCTGCTGTCATGGCAACACTGCTGTATCCTGGAAAAGAGTTCAGGATAACACACCAGGAGATGATCAAGGGGATTCGTAAGGGCACCTCAGGCACCAACTATCG GTATGACGACACCCTGGTTGTGCCTATCATTGAAAATACACCAGAAGAGAAGGACTTGAAAGACCGAATGGCTCGGGCGATGGAGGAATACCCAGATTCATGTGCGGTCCTCGTCCGCCGGCATGGTGTCTACGTCTGGGGGGAGTCGTGGGAAAAAGCCAAGACCAT GTGTGAATGCTACGACTACCTGTTCGACATCGCCGTCCAGATGAAGCAGTGTGGACTGGACCCTTCAGCCCTCCCAATGGAAGAGAAGGGAATAGTTTGA